In the genome of Aedes aegypti strain LVP_AGWG chromosome 2, AaegL5.0 Primary Assembly, whole genome shotgun sequence, the window ctctgctgtgtcttaacttcacgcaatacattctgtagatgtgtgatacagtttgcggaatattatgatttatcacttcgttcagatggaaaattctgttatggtaccatattcacatatcagataactcccacctggaacgatgtaatacatcggacacatcggagacatgtagattcagatgtatgtatacgatctatgcctagttcggctctgatcgacaggcaatcagtgtattcagtttttcaactagcttgaagcgatgaacgtttcaagacaagctctccactatatctgctagcaatcaccggtcgtcgatagacatttcggttcttttctgctaaagatagatccgattgtatgccaaagactatggctcatgcttttcaatacagctggaaaaacaagaactacacccagcaccaaatagtacgtaactatgaggcggaccggaaggtttgatgagcaatccccaccTCAACTTTTGGTTTcgctttataatcaccttaatatatttcatcatgctggAGGAATGAaaggagatgcccgtagatctatatattatagtaaaacattttattatagcattGATATggtgtattttgaccactcactttatcacagtgagccgttagTTTTGCGACGAATCCGAgaactgattgcgacagaaatgaaaacgatacgacgaatacagggtggccaccgaattttgattttgaaattcccgcttttttcccggttttcccggcatattttacttaattttcccggtttttaatccATTTTTTCCAGCGACTTTAATAGACTTTTTCTATATCGTTTCTATGAAAAGtactgcaaaaaaatttttaacggtttaaatttttttagttattttttttcatagtaatttgattgtttattaATAGTTTCACTATTGGAACAATAAGTTAACCATTAGATTTCTCTAATCTATATAGAATCTTATCCTGAAAGCTATGACATGGTATAGTATTCATCTGAATCCATTTGTCTcgcgttcgtcgaaaatcaatgaAGCCCTGGAGCTATCTATCATGGGAAAGAGATGGTTAATTGATCCTACTCTTGACACGACAGGGGTTTAATTTGAATGCTATTTGACCCATATTTACCAACAGCCCTTTAAGCCAAACTtagaattttcaacttcaagttttaagatctagagaacctgacaactgtttgcgttgaaaatttgatggattgGTTGCAGTCTGGTGATGATAAAACGATCGAAATTTCAGCTCAGAGCTCTGTTGAGAATCAAATAGACTCGTGCTCATGAAATTTCAAGGTTTGGCTTTGGTAAACAATCACCTTAAGCGCATCTTAATGCTGAATTTCAGATAATATGGTCGACAAAAGCCCCAGGTGTCTGAGTAAATCATCAagatgcccaagtagttctttaacgtaatttaaattatttcaattcttaaacctttgaatttttttctctaaagcaaataagttcaaggtATGGATGAAACAAATCCGCACATGTAGAAGCACTTACATAGGGCTCACTCACAATTTTAATAACaccgaaaattatcatttttgacatccatCCACCCtctcgtaatgctttttgtatggatattctacacattttatatgagctgtaacaGCTTGATCGTTATTAAAATCGTACATGCACCCTTATCAAAAACTTTGTCGACTAGATAACAAGTGACATGTTAAAAACATTTATAAATAAAGGCTTGTTTACAAGATTAGTTGTGGTATCCAGCAATTACAGAAGAGTGCTAACCAATCTGCAATAAGTAattaaactttgattcaaaacgtcgagtaaaaaaaatcgagagaagttcaaaaaatattaacacTGACAGTGcgagaacaaaaattcaaaaaaatattttaaaacattgcTTAGAATAGAGTGAAACAGTTTTAAGAAATatgcactgaggcaaaaatctaagataagatcacactaatgaacgcgttttttattatttttttgttgattcataagacacttgtgtatttcattcgacgagattgagattcataagacaagtgtaattttttcataacaatcaattgtcaatgtcataagaacgcttatgaaccccattgctcatcattgtgaagaaccacgtgaggcaaattttttcatttcactatcagaaattcaatatggcttccgaaatggacgtgtttgctgatttgtcgttggctgactccgtttctaatgcatcaaagggtaaatattttctatttatcatcaattccgctgtaactaacactttctttcgaacagattaaggaattggatccaaacaataagatttgggaatgaaaattcaaaacaatttgtatgacgcgtaagaaatcacaaacccccctcatccattaatccgcccctaacgtaaacctgcaacaattcaggcgttctttacaacttttctcaataatgtttcgctgctatgatatacttctttgcgttcaaaataggttagccaaatagagaaaatcgaattttcatccattttgtcgtatCGCAAATCGATTCTAATGCTTACAGTAAAGTGCTTTGATCGAATTGCGgcgtgacaaaatggatgaaaatttgatttttccaagttggttaacctatttttcaacgcggattagtattattcattcattgaaatttataatctaaagctcaaattacacaagacagtcttatggaaccaCGAATGGTtcagaacgtaattcataagactatttatggattttgttatcaagtcaatgatggttcataagatcatcttacgaaattccttcgaagtgtattatggaaacaacatctgccgaaaaccatacgatggtcttatgaattatgaaaaaagatttttcttgtgtcgtaattccataagcaaatcttatgacagtcttacgtttgctttcctcagtgtGATGTAGCATAGTAGATattaaataattattgtttgaaattattttgaaattgcagATGCCATGAGAATGCATTAAACATAACTGCTTCCTATCATTTCTTTGGAGGTAATTTTGTAGATTACAGCTTGCAGATGTTCGTTCAagacgattttcccggtgatcttctcaaattcccggtttttcccgtctttttcccggtggattcaaattcccgtctttttcccgcttttcccgtttttcccggtttggtggccaccctgcgaATAGAGAAAACGGCAAGTAATAATTTCAttgcatgatttccaacaaACGATCAGGATTTATTAAAATCTTATTGCACAATGCGAAAGCCGTTttgggaaagaattgtttggcatcggtttttgtatcagcatcatccACTGCAATAGTGGTAAAATTGTAGGTTatcaaagcttaatacgatggatactagcacatcaccgtACTCGACAAATGCATAATGCAGATATTTCTTTCATCATTAACACAACAAACCAACAACGGCTTAGATCAAACTGAAACTAAACTGATTAAATTTGGCTTAAAAGTCGCTTTTAGTCACTTTCGGAACACCGCAATTCACTATTTGTTAACTATTTcctcaaaataagtatttttgtcaccacttttcgctaccagccctggattGGTTTCTTCCGTCTATTTATTGATGTCCCTGAATAATATGTATTATCTTTTATTTTCCAGGAACGTTCCTCTCACCGTGGTAATCGTATCGATAATAATGTGGGCCATTGGCCTGCTGGACGGAACGTACCCAGCGATGTTCGCTTCGGGTTTGTACGTCTCGTGGGTGTATCTGCGATTCTACCAGCGGCACTCAAACGGAACACGTGGCGACAGTGCAGAGAACTTCCGTTTCGCCAGCTTCTTCCCCAATGTGTTGCAACCGTTCGTTAGTCTTATTGCCAATCCAGTATATCTGGCCTGTCTACGAATTGGCCTGGTCAAACGATTGACGCCTCAGCAAAGCAATTCATCTTCACTGCAATCAGTCAGCGTCCACTCGCTCGTTGGGGTTGATCCTCATGACATGGAAAGGCGGAGGTGAGCATTAAGCTAATCATGATTGAAAAGAATTAATATTATTGGACGATAAATCATGCACATCATGCGTTtcgatttagatttttttaaatcatggcGTTTCTTCGGATATCTCAATTATTTCTCATTCTTTTCAGACAAATTGCCCTGAAAGCTTTAAGCGAGCGATTGTCCAAAACTACTGACTCTAGTCGTCAAAACACGCTGCCCAAATCGTTCCCTCAGACGGGTGCTTCTGGAaagcaccatcatcatcatcatggaCACCACCATGGAGGGCACCATCATCACGGTGGCGGACATTTGCCCTTTCCAATGACCATGGATCGGCCAGCAATCCCTCTTCCGCCACCACCGAGCAAATCCGCTCTGAAATCCGCCGACTCGACGAAACCGACCAACAGCAATAGCGGCGTGGCCGGTTCGAATAGCACAACTACCGTAGATTTGATCAATCTGGACCGATCCGGCCCGAGTCAGCCATCTGGGTCATCAACGACGAACACTTAAAATAATACCGTTGCGGACAAGAAACCGACAATTGGCCAGTGTGAATTTGTTAATAGGAGATCGTTTTGTCGTGGGAGGGATTACCGGAGATGAACTCGTTCGTGGTAAATGTGAATCGCAGAATTCAGAGACCTGTACTGcgaatttgtaaaatttttgagTGTATTGGAAAAAAGATGCTTTAAATAACTAACTATAGTAGGATATGCGCTCTCCCTGTTTCTGTTCATCTATTTTCTGTAGATTTTACTTGTGATGATTGAtaagctataaaaaagcacGGAAGTGTGTAATGATCGGTTTTGCGTTGTAGGACAAGTAGATTAGCTCCTATTGAATGCATTACCATGTTAGAATCTAAATAAAATGTACCTAAAACGATGCCTGAGTTTGTTTTTTATCGAACAGTCATTAAATATTGATCGAAGACGCTTGCTAATAATCTCACTTGCATGTCATCTTTATTTGTGATTTCTTCTAAGGTGATTAATTAATTCATCAATAATATATCAATTAACTTGATGAACTTCATGgtcgcttctctccatcctcgactgcgatccacgctctccaggtcctggtgcagctGGTCAATCAACCTAGCTCGCTATTGagcggcattcttgcaacatgctttGCCCAGCGTATCATTCCAGCTTTAGCCAGCTTCAGCTACACACCGTTCTACAGCACGCCGAAGATCGTCATTAGCACTCGGCATTCGAGAACCCCATGAGCTGCTTGCAAGTCTTCCCCGAGCATAGTCAGGATGTTTACtcgtttacagaaatgaaattcccttatatttccaggtttttttaggtgttgaaaattattcccaggtttgaaaaattctccaaaatacataaatgattgGCGAGTAGGTAATGatgttagttagttagttagatgactaaaaatatattttcaaagattGGTAAATTATGTAACgataaatttcaaagtatttttcccTATTCGATCTTAAGGAAAAAATAGCTTTTCGACGTACCCAGAATATTTCTCTGGAGaacgttttgtattttttttcctaattgaTATCTTGGAAaactcagggctggtagcgacttaTCACCTCGAAAATAAGGACCTTATAGACTTTTTGCTTGAAAAAGAAACAATTATGAACCAAGACCTCGTTTTGGTGGTACATGGATTATGAAAAAGACAAAAAGAAATCTAACAGGAACCACGACATGAGAATTAGATTCCTAGGTTGAACAGACATTTTTATAAGATTATTTCTAAGACTCTTTTGGAATTCCTCATGGCAATACAAGTATAACTGCTCGTTTTACTGTAAATTTCCTTACATATGATTCCAAAGATCTCTTCAGGAGCatgtttcgatattttttacgaGCTATCTAAGTAATtgtaattgttcgaaaaaaaatcgtttttgataccttcaaaaattcaatctgGAATTTTTTACAGGAACTACTTTGGAGATTCGATTTCATAAagaatccatacaaaaatcgtttcagatttttttcaataaagcaggaatgtcaaggaaatttttcagattgatttggagaaaattgttaaaaatattcacGTGGAATATcgaaagaaaatcctagagtgATCTCTGttgaaacttgtgtgagttctaaatatgctttgataattttatactaggatctctgaaagaacttctatatttttgataaaattattcTTAGAATTTGATAAATTGCTAATATAACTGAAAACAACTACAACCTATGAGacgttctgaagaaattctttgatgcAATTCCGGctgaatccctgaaaaaacaTCTATGAATGATCGGAGCAATAAAGCTTTGAAGAATACATggacatttggaaaatttaattgatttttttagaaaaatctttgaaccgCTGCTCTTATATTCTGATGAAATGCAGTGAGAAGTTCTGAAGGAACTTAATGAGGAATTCAAGgtaaaattcatcgaggaattcttagaaaagtTCAAGATTTCATCGAACAATGCCTGAATGttatttggagcaattcctgagagtaatcgtggatgaattcaaaaaaaaggAATCAAGAACAGgactgcccaacgtacggcccgcgggccacATCCGGTCCGTCACTTCATTTAGTGCGGCCCGCGAGGAGTTTTAAGATCCTCCTCATATCTGGCCCTTTTGCTCCTATACTAACTTGACTTTAAAACATTCCAGAGCTGATTGTTACAACTTTAGATTCTTCAAGTTTAAGCTATATTTTGTGAAGATTCTATAGattagtgtttgatctttcttAATTTGATTGCTGTTTCAAATGACTGAAAATGTTAAAATAACTTCTTCACTATTAATTTACAAGTCTGATTTTTATATCAATGTTTTCGACAAAAAGTGTATGATAAAACACAATCTTACCACACCCTCAGATGGAACCTCGCAAACTTCTGAGCATGAAAAATTACAACAAATTGTCGGCAAATTTATAGCTTATAACATTTTATACAGGACTCTCACATACATTTAACGCAAAACTTGGGAAGGATTCTCCCAAATATGAAGCaagattttctttaaattctCAGCAGTAGTACAGAGTCCTAGCCACGATTATCACCAAAACTGGAGCATTATCCCTGGAAAGGTTCTCACATATTTTCATTAATTCCTTACATAATTCTGAACAGGACAGACTTCTTCATAttctaaatcatattttttttaaacgagTATTAGGTGGAGTTCTGACGAAATcctgaaaacaattttcatagAATCACGCACTGAATTCTTGTAAAATTCGGGGCGGGCTTCATTAAGAGAAACCCCCGAAatgtattttcaaataatactaGATGAGATTCTGACAAAATCATGTAAGAACTTATGATTGACTTCTGGGAATGCATTTTAATAAAATCCTGGACAACATTCTCACAGGGTTCAGGGCGAAAGATTTGAATTCTGGGCTGGATTCTGACGTAATTTTGAacacaattttcaaagaattttaggCAATACTATAATTTAAAATTGCTGCATTAAAAAAAGTTTAGCCCGCCGCACCATTTCATTTTAGAGATTCAGCCCGcgattcaaaaaggttgggcaggcctgttctAGAAGTAACAATAAGAGATATCGGTGAAAAAATCAGTGGAAAAGCATCTGGACGAAAACCTGGGATAATCACTAGGAATTTTTTCAGGGTtatctctgtgaaaattactgcagattttttttttaactctagtATAAACGTTTGTGGAAGCGTTGGAGTGCTCTAGGATTTTCTGAACcaagttgaagaaattcttctaagcatccattgaaaaatcgctggtaacattcctggaagtattccataagaatttggaatgtttacaCTTAGgtttcatatgctcatgaacGACACCAAACTGGAACATCAACTTGCCGTTACCAACTTGGCAATCTAAAGTTCTGTTTCCTTGGCT includes:
- the LOC5564926 gene encoding transmembrane protein 115 — protein: MASSGSNNAMYLRQQFSALLGNTSSSIKFICISTLVGYALSFSDRAVDILSVTPGYLMPPTFWIWTIFTFCFIELHFWEVLVDLITVGLCGKLIEPSWGQMEMLQYFAITNTGVAILTSFYYLFYSMITKDAEFLFDVHIHGLAGMNAAVSVAVTQIMPDHLIARTPLGKFSNRNVPLTVVIVSIIMWAIGLLDGTYPAMFASGLYVSWVYLRFYQRHSNGTRGDSAENFRFASFFPNVLQPFVSLIANPVYLACLRIGLVKRLTPQQSNSSSLQSVSVHSLVGVDPHDMERRRQIALKALSERLSKTTDSSRQNTLPKSFPQTGASGKHHHHHHGHHHGGHHHHGGGHLPFPMTMDRPAIPLPPPPSKSALKSADSTKPTNSNSGVAGSNSTTTVDLINLDRSGPSQPSGSSTTNT